Part of the Aquimarina sp. MAR_2010_214 genome is shown below.
TTTATCGCCAACACGTGCTAATGGTTTGGTTAGTATGATTAAACAGCTAAAAATGTATGCTATCGCCTATCAAACACAATTGAATTAAATCAATGTTTGTCGCACAAAGCTTGTTATGGCAAAATTAAAACTAAAAAAATGAGTGAAACCACTATAGATACAAACGACTTAGGAGAAAAGATTGTACGAGTATTAAAGACAATTTTTGATCCAGAAATTCCTGTTGATATATATGAACTAGGGCTAATCTATGATGTATTTGTTAATGAGGATTATGAAGTAAAAATCCTAATGACACTTACTTCTCCTAACTGTCCTGTAGCAGAGTCACTACCAGAAGAAATACGAGAAAAAGTAAAATCTCTTGATGCAGTAAAAGATGTAGAAATGGAGCTTACTTTTGATCCGCCATGGTCACAAGATTTAATGAGTGAAGAGGCCAAACTAGAACTGGGAATGCTGTAATCAGTAATACAGTCATTTTGGAACATCTTTCTAAAATAAATAAAAAAGGAAAATGAATCCTGAGCATTATAGTAAATTAGAAAGAATGTATCTACAGGCAAATATCAACACTGCATTGTATGATACCACCACGGTTAAAATCTCTGAAGGTTTAGCACAAATTGAACTTGAAATTTCAGAAAAGTATTTTCATGCATTAGGAGCTATACACGGTTCAGTATATTTTAAACTACTCGACGATGCTGCTTTTTTTGCTGTAAATTCTATTGTAAAAGATGTTTTCGTTCTTACTACTTCTTTCAATATTAATTTAATACGGCCTGTCGATAAAGGAATAATTACAGCTGTCGGAAAGATAAAATTTAAATCCAGAAGTCTATTTGTTGCAGAATCAACTTTATACAATCAAGATGGTAAAGAAATTGCTTTTGGAACTGGAAATTTTGCAAAAAGCAAGATAGAGCTTTCAGAAAAAATAGGGTATAAATAACATAATACAACGATACAATGGCCGATGAAATTGTAAATAGAGTTGCAAATAATAAAAACCTTATCACTTTTGATTTAGAAGAGTATTATCCTAAAGGTGATCGTATTCTTTTTGATATTAAAGATTGGCTTTTTGAGGGGTTAATTTTACGTGAAAAAGAGCTTAGAAAATCTGTCTTGGATCATGACTGGAGTCAATATCAAGACGCTTATGTTGCATTAACTTGTTCTACAGACGCTATTATCCCAGGATGGGCATACCTTTTATTGACTAGCTCATTACAGCCCTTTGCAAAAAAAGTAGCCGTAGGATCTTTAGAAACTCTGGAAACGGTACTCTATGCCGAAATTATAAATACTATTGACATTTCAGAATATCAAAACAAGCTGATTATTATAAAGGGTTGCACTAACAAACCTGTTCCTCAAGGGGCTTATATCGATTTGATCCAAAAATTACAACCTGTCGCAAAAAGTATTATGTATGGGGAGGCATGTTCTTCTGTTCCGCTATACAAAAGGAAATAGACCCTTTTATCTATTAATATTGTTCTTTATCGAAAAATAATGGTCTACTACCATACTTTTAAAGTAAAAAACGTTTCTTAAAATATATTTGCCAACATAAAAATTTACGCTGGTTATTTGTACCGGTTAACAAATTATTTAACCATCAAAATAACCTGATTAAATCCCTTAAAACTATCATCAAATGAAAAAAACATTGCTAACAGTAGTTCTATTAATTAGTTCTACAATTCTATTTGCACAAGAAGAAACAAAAAAAGACGAAGCTCCCAAAGAAGGGTGGACCAGAGGAGGAAATATTAGCCTTTTATTAAATCAATCTGCTTTTAATGCAGATTGGCTTGGAGGAGGAACATCTAATGTTGCAGGAAATTTATCAGTATCCTATGACTTTAATTATCGTAAAGGGTCTATCACTTGGGATAATAAAATCCTTGCAGATTATGGTCTTACCAAACTTAAAGATCAAGAGTTTATACGTAAAACTAATGACCGCTTAGAGTTGAATTCATTATTGGGTAAACAGATCAAAGAATCTCTATGGTACTATTCTTTTTTCTTAAACTTTAAAACACAGTTTGATAAAGGATACGAATATGGAGAAGAACCTATTCTAGATACAACTACTGGAGATGTTATAGGAACAAGAGAAACCCGAACAGAAACAACACATATTTTCTCACCTGCATATTTGCAGTTAGGCCCAGGTATGCTATGGAAAAAAAGTGATAATCTAAAGGTTAATATAGCTCCTGCTACTGCAAAGTTTATCTTTGTAGATGGTGATTTTACAGATGTAGGTAATGATCAGACAGCAATAGACGCTTTTAACGATGCCGGTGGTTACTTTGGAATAGAAGCAAACGATGCTTTTCGTTTTGAATTTGGTGCAGCACTTAATGGGTATGCCAAATTTGAAATCATGAAGAATGTATCTATGGAAAACATTTTAAATTTGTATTCTAACTACTTAGAAGATCCACAAAATGTAGATATAGATTATACTGCAAACATCGTGATGACGATTAACAAGTATTTATCTACTAATCTAACCTTTCAGGCCATCTATGATGATAATGCTGTTGGCGCTTTTCAGATTAGAGAAGTATTTGGTCTAGGAGTAAATTATGGATTCTAGAAACAAGAAAATATAGCTCTTAAAAAAAGCATCTTTTATTTAATAAAAGATGCTTTTTTCTTTAGTAAATCTACTGTTTTTTTATCCTTTACCGGGTACTAATTTCATATGAAACTCATATTTATCCTCGTCAACTGTCTTAAAACCCATACGTTCATATAAATACTTCGCTGGGTTTTCTTTTAATACTTTTAATATCATATTTTTATTTGAAGCTTTGGTAGTTTCCATTAGCTCTTTAATCACACACTTCCCTATTCCATGACCTTGATATTCAGGTAACACTTGTATTTGTAGTATTTCTATCGCGTGTTCTGTTTCAATATATTTCAATACACCTGCTCTTTGATTTGATTTTAATATCACATAAGCATTATCATATTGAAAATCTATTCTGGATAAATGTTCTTCATCTGATAAGAAAATTCCCATTTCCTCTAAGTGCTCGACCATTGTTACCATTCTTAAATTAAATAAGAAACCTTTATCTGATTCTTTCGCTTTAATCAGTTCTAAATTTTCCATAGGAAATCATATAATACAGTATCACGAATATACCTTAAATTATGAAATACATATTATAAAAAAGTAAAAGCGAGAGTAAGGAAAATACTCTCGCTTTTTTATGTATCTCATTTGCAAGCAAATTACTTAGAACGATCCTCTGCTGCAGGCACTTTATTTTTTGGGTTTTTGTCACTTTCTTTAAGTGTTTTTAGCACTTCATTAATAGCGCGATCCAGTTGCACATCTATACCTTGAGCATCTTTTCCTGGGTTTTCTGGAACATGGATATCCGGCTCAACACCATGTCCTTCTGCAAACCAGGTTCCATCGGGATTATACATTCTAAATGTAGGTACTGTTACATATCCACCATCTATTAATTCTGGTGCTCCCGAAATTCCTATTAGTCCTCCCCAGGTTCTTGTACCAATAAGCGGCCCTACTTTTCTTTTCTTGAAATAATCAGGAAAAGCATCTCCTCCACTACCACTCCATCCATTGATAAGCATCGCCTTAGGGCCATAATGCCCTCTTGGAGGCCAAGCCCAATCTTTGCCTTCTCGCACCTTGTAATAGCTTAATAATGGTCTATTTAACAATTCTACAAATCTATCTGGTATTTGTCCACCGTTATTAAACCTTTCATCAATGATTAATCCATCTTTGTGATGTTGGGCATAGAACATTCTAACTAATTCTTCTTGGCCATCTATCCCTGTACTTGGTACATAAATATACCCAATTCGTCCACCTGATTTTTCTTCAACATATTTTCGCTTTTTTTCGATCCATGCAAGGTTTCTAAGTCTTGCTTCACTTTTTATGGGTTGGACAAGATATTTCTTACTATTCTTACCATCTGGTGTTTTGCTAACTGTAATCTCTATCGTTTCGTTTGCTTTTCCTTCTAATGCTACATAAGGATCAGCATACTCTGTTAATTCGATTCCATTGATACGTAATATATAATCACCTTCTTCAACTAATACTCCTGGTTTTCTAAGAGGAGATTTAACCTCGGTATCCCAAGGGGCTGGCATAATGATCTTTTTTATTCTGTATTTTCCCTGATGCATTTCCCAGTCAACACCGAGATAACCAGTAGATTTATTAGTGCTTGATACTACATCTCCTCCACCTCTATAGGTATGAGAAGCATTTAGCTCTGCTATTAATGCTCCTGTAATTTTATTCAGGTCATTTCGGCTTGCCGCATATTCGATCAATGGCTCGT
Proteins encoded:
- a CDS encoding DUF59 domain-containing protein, which produces MSETTIDTNDLGEKIVRVLKTIFDPEIPVDIYELGLIYDVFVNEDYEVKILMTLTSPNCPVAESLPEEIREKVKSLDAVKDVEMELTFDPPWSQDLMSEEAKLELGML
- a CDS encoding PaaI family thioesterase encodes the protein MNPEHYSKLERMYLQANINTALYDTTTVKISEGLAQIELEISEKYFHALGAIHGSVYFKLLDDAAFFAVNSIVKDVFVLTTSFNINLIRPVDKGIITAVGKIKFKSRSLFVAESTLYNQDGKEIAFGTGNFAKSKIELSEKIGYK
- a CDS encoding DUF2480 family protein, with translation MADEIVNRVANNKNLITFDLEEYYPKGDRILFDIKDWLFEGLILREKELRKSVLDHDWSQYQDAYVALTCSTDAIIPGWAYLLLTSSLQPFAKKVAVGSLETLETVLYAEIINTIDISEYQNKLIIIKGCTNKPVPQGAYIDLIQKLQPVAKSIMYGEACSSVPLYKRK
- a CDS encoding DUF3078 domain-containing protein, coding for MKKTLLTVVLLISSTILFAQEETKKDEAPKEGWTRGGNISLLLNQSAFNADWLGGGTSNVAGNLSVSYDFNYRKGSITWDNKILADYGLTKLKDQEFIRKTNDRLELNSLLGKQIKESLWYYSFFLNFKTQFDKGYEYGEEPILDTTTGDVIGTRETRTETTHIFSPAYLQLGPGMLWKKSDNLKVNIAPATAKFIFVDGDFTDVGNDQTAIDAFNDAGGYFGIEANDAFRFEFGAALNGYAKFEIMKNVSMENILNLYSNYLEDPQNVDIDYTANIVMTINKYLSTNLTFQAIYDDNAVGAFQIREVFGLGVNYGF
- a CDS encoding N-acetyltransferase, with the translated sequence MENLELIKAKESDKGFLFNLRMVTMVEHLEEMGIFLSDEEHLSRIDFQYDNAYVILKSNQRAGVLKYIETEHAIEILQIQVLPEYQGHGIGKCVIKELMETTKASNKNMILKVLKENPAKYLYERMGFKTVDEDKYEFHMKLVPGKG